From one Chloroflexota bacterium genomic stretch:
- a CDS encoding FtsW/RodA/SpoVE family cell cycle protein: protein MGATTTAFVETFRARDWRHFDVQLLLYVLLLISFGIVMGYSAAFNDPGAGQGMSQTAKTVIWAVIGLTLFFVAASIDYRWLRTLALPVYVAVIGMLLLTMAIGRNLFGAQMSVTIA from the coding sequence ATGGGTGCCACGACTACAGCATTTGTTGAGACGTTCAGGGCGCGCGACTGGCGCCACTTCGACGTCCAACTGCTGCTGTACGTGCTCCTGCTGATCAGCTTCGGCATCGTCATGGGCTATTCGGCCGCCTTCAATGACCCGGGGGCCGGGCAGGGCATGTCGCAGACGGCCAAGACGGTGATCTGGGCCGTCATCGGCCTGACGCTGTTCTTCGTGGCCGCCAGCATCGACTACCGCTGGCTGCGGACGCTCGCGCTTCCCGTCTACGTGGCCGTCATCGGCATGCTGCTGCTGACCATGGCCATCGGTCGCAACCTGTTCGGCGCCCAGATGTCGGTCACCATCGC